In the genome of Xanthocytophaga agilis, one region contains:
- a CDS encoding 6-carboxytetrahydropterin synthase, whose product MKVSVFRKEQFNAAHRLHNPAWSDEQNTKVFGKCNNPNYHGHNYELIVKVTGEPDPETGYVMDMKILSDIIKQYVTDKFDHRNLNVDTEEFKHKNPTAENIAIVIWHILREKIDSQLDLKVTLYETERNYVEFPA is encoded by the coding sequence ATGAAAGTAAGTGTTTTTCGAAAAGAACAGTTTAATGCAGCCCACCGATTACACAATCCAGCCTGGTCGGATGAACAAAATACCAAAGTATTTGGTAAATGCAATAATCCCAATTACCATGGTCATAACTATGAACTAATAGTTAAAGTCACAGGTGAGCCTGACCCAGAGACTGGGTATGTAATGGATATGAAGATCCTGTCTGATATTATCAAACAATATGTAACAGACAAATTTGACCATCGCAACCTGAATGTAGATACAGAAGAATTTAAACATAAAAATCCTACCGCTGAAAATATAGCTATTGTGATCTGGCATATTCTCCGTGAAAAAATTGACTCGCAACTTGATTTAAAAGTAACTTTGTATGAAACCGAACGAAACTATGTCGAATTCCCAGCATAA
- a CDS encoding adenylyltransferase/cytidyltransferase family protein, protein MSSYLFEYTSYSNFFEKYQISPAGVERLQYSWNEPHRFYHTEKHLSFLIDRIERSSLSEEDKDKLRLTAFFHDVVYDPTAQDNEERSAEILKEITQHPVTEEIVEMILDTKTHKPRTELSRQFVDWDMAVVSDSDFTQLMEWERGVFKEFQFVDYSMYKMGRLALLDEWTRTYPNNSQNLQNLMSYLMHHRPRVGVYPGSFNPLHNGHLNILHKAEKIFDKVIIAQGINPEKDAQETNITQLNVFKYRQTEKFPGLLTDYLSKKEIDCDITLVRGLRNGDDLDYEVNQLRFMEDMKPDIKVIFIRCDKQFEHISSSAIRNLEKIGKGLGHKYVPNGGLVK, encoded by the coding sequence ATGAGCTCTTATTTATTCGAATACACTAGTTATAGTAACTTCTTTGAAAAGTATCAGATATCTCCTGCTGGAGTAGAACGTCTCCAATATTCCTGGAATGAACCTCATCGGTTTTATCACACAGAAAAGCATTTATCCTTTCTGATTGACAGAATTGAAAGATCTTCATTGTCAGAAGAGGACAAGGATAAGTTACGGCTGACAGCGTTTTTTCATGATGTAGTTTATGACCCGACCGCACAGGATAATGAAGAGCGTTCTGCTGAAATATTAAAGGAGATCACACAACATCCTGTTACAGAAGAAATAGTGGAGATGATTCTGGATACCAAGACCCATAAACCAAGAACAGAACTTTCCCGTCAATTTGTTGATTGGGATATGGCAGTTGTTTCGGATTCAGATTTTACGCAATTAATGGAATGGGAGAGAGGAGTATTTAAGGAGTTTCAATTTGTAGATTACAGCATGTATAAGATGGGACGTTTGGCATTGCTGGATGAGTGGACAAGAACGTATCCGAATAATAGCCAGAATCTCCAGAATCTAATGTCCTATCTGATGCATCACCGACCCAGAGTTGGTGTATATCCCGGTTCGTTTAACCCTTTGCATAATGGACATTTGAATATTCTGCATAAAGCAGAAAAAATATTTGATAAGGTGATAATTGCACAGGGAATCAACCCTGAAAAAGATGCACAGGAAACAAATATTACTCAATTGAATGTATTTAAATATAGACAAACTGAGAAGTTTCCTGGCTTGCTAACAGACTATCTTTCGAAAAAAGAGATTGATTGTGATATAACCTTGGTAAGAGGTTTGCGTAATGGAGACGATCTGGACTATGAAGTAAACCAGTTACGTTTTATGGAAGATATGAAACCAGATATCAAAGTGATTTTTATTCGTTGTGATAAGCAATTTGAACATATCAGTTCATCTGCAATCCGAAACCTTGAAAAAATAGGTAAGGGGCTCGGACACAAATATGTACCAAATGGAGGCTTGGTAAAGTAA
- a CDS encoding fasciclin domain-containing protein: protein MKKSLLIWCGAAILCITAMVNTSAQNMGNKTEKTVMVGGAAMYPSKNIIENAVNSKDHTTLVAAVKAAGLVETLQGKGPFTVFAPTNAAFDKLPAGTVDELVKPENKDQLTKILTYHVVAGKYTSKDIMKAIKEGNGKATWKTVSGKTLTAMMDGSKGIALTDEMGNTSKVTIPDVNQSNGVIHVIDTVVMPK, encoded by the coding sequence ATGAAAAAGTCATTGTTAATATGGTGTGGAGCAGCAATATTATGTATTACCGCAATGGTAAATACTTCAGCTCAAAATATGGGTAATAAAACAGAGAAAACAGTAATGGTAGGTGGTGCAGCTATGTATCCCAGCAAAAATATAATAGAAAATGCTGTTAACTCAAAAGATCATACAACACTGGTTGCAGCAGTAAAAGCGGCAGGTTTAGTAGAAACACTACAAGGTAAAGGACCCTTTACTGTTTTTGCACCAACCAATGCCGCCTTCGACAAATTACCAGCAGGAACGGTAGATGAACTGGTAAAACCTGAAAATAAAGATCAACTTACCAAAATATTGACTTACCACGTAGTTGCAGGAAAATATACATCCAAAGATATTATGAAGGCTATTAAAGAGGGCAATGGGAAAGCTACCTGGAAAACTGTAAGTGGAAAAACTCTTACGGCTATGATGGATGGCTCTAAAGGAATAGCTCTTACAGACGAAATGGGAAATACGTCAAAAGTAACTATTCCAGATGTGAATCAGTCAAATGGTGTGATTCATGTAATAGATACAGTTGTAATGCCTAAATAA
- a CDS encoding Gfo/Idh/MocA family oxidoreductase, which translates to MASVSDESSVQNRRDFLKKSALVAGSAFFAPTIVPASVFGPHAPSNRINIGCIGVGRISRGHDMPGVWKYEQARIIGVCDVDSKRVQEGKQLVEEYYSQKKPKKYKGVQTYTDYRELLANRDIDAVVISTPDHWHALPAIEAAMAGKDIYLQKPASLTITEGRTLSNVIQKQNRIFQIGSQQRSSPQFRYAAELVRNGRIGKLHTIYVGLPGDPSGNEEPEMPVPANLNYNMWLGSTPEVYYTEKRVHPHIGYDRPGWLRCEQFGAGMITGWGSHHIDCAHWAMDTEYTGPIEVSGWADFPSAGLWNVHGKFRTEALYANGVRMIVSNDLPNGIKYEGSEGWIFVTRGNYTATASDPVVKSGEVKPLEASNPSVLSSVIGPNEIHLYESKDHHGNWLDCIVSRKPPIAPVEVAHRSCSACLIHHIAMKLKRKVFWDPAKEQFINDAEANLLLSRQMRAPYQIKA; encoded by the coding sequence ATGGCATCTGTAAGTGATGAATCTTCAGTGCAAAACCGACGCGACTTTTTAAAAAAGTCTGCGTTAGTTGCCGGATCTGCATTTTTTGCACCAACTATTGTTCCTGCATCTGTATTTGGACCGCATGCTCCCAGTAATCGCATCAATATTGGGTGTATCGGTGTTGGGCGTATATCCCGAGGCCATGATATGCCTGGTGTATGGAAATATGAGCAGGCCCGAATTATAGGAGTCTGTGATGTAGATAGTAAAAGGGTACAGGAAGGAAAACAACTGGTAGAAGAATACTATAGTCAGAAAAAGCCAAAGAAATATAAGGGTGTACAGACATATACAGATTATAGAGAGCTGTTGGCTAATAGAGATATTGATGCTGTTGTTATAAGTACCCCAGATCATTGGCATGCTTTGCCTGCTATTGAAGCCGCTATGGCTGGAAAAGATATCTATCTTCAGAAGCCAGCATCGCTCACTATCACAGAAGGCCGTACATTAAGTAATGTTATTCAGAAACAAAATCGTATTTTCCAAATTGGTAGTCAACAACGTTCTTCTCCACAGTTTCGCTATGCTGCTGAGTTAGTTCGAAATGGCCGTATTGGCAAGTTACACACTATATATGTGGGGTTGCCCGGAGATCCGTCTGGAAACGAAGAGCCTGAAATGCCTGTGCCGGCTAATTTGAACTACAACATGTGGTTAGGATCAACACCTGAAGTATATTATACAGAAAAACGCGTACATCCACATATAGGCTATGACCGGCCCGGATGGCTACGTTGTGAGCAGTTTGGTGCTGGAATGATTACAGGATGGGGATCCCATCATATAGATTGTGCACATTGGGCTATGGATACAGAATACACCGGACCTATCGAAGTTTCTGGGTGGGCTGATTTTCCAAGCGCTGGATTGTGGAATGTACATGGTAAATTTCGCACGGAAGCCTTGTATGCCAATGGAGTGCGAATGATCGTAAGCAATGATTTACCAAATGGCATCAAATATGAAGGGTCTGAAGGTTGGATTTTTGTAACACGTGGAAACTATACTGCAACAGCCAGTGATCCTGTAGTCAAAAGTGGCGAAGTAAAACCATTAGAAGCGAGCAACCCTTCTGTTTTATCTTCTGTCATTGGTCCGAATGAGATTCATTTATATGAGAGTAAAGACCATCATGGAAACTGGCTGGATTGTATCGTGAGCCGAAAACCTCCGATTGCACCCGTTGAGGTCGCCCACCGGTCCTGTTCTGCCTGCCTGATCCATCATATAGCCATGAAACTTAAACGTAAAGTTTTCTGGGACCCTGCTAAAGAACAGTTTATCAATGATGCAGAGGCTAATCTGTTACTATCCCGTCAGATGCGTGCTCCGTATCAGATCAAGGCGTGA
- a CDS encoding putative oxidoreductase C-terminal domain-containing protein has product MKHFTKEFWIVAIALLCASCNTTHTDKPSQKSVKLITLDPGHFHAALVQKKMYAAIDSVVSVFAPDGLDVEEHLKRIDGYNRRSDDPTHWKESVYTGNDYLEKMLTQKPGNVVVIAGNNGKKSEYIQKSVDAGLHVLADKPMCIDSTGFQSLLKSFDVADRNKVLLYDIMTERSEITTILQKELSQIPDIFGKLKTGSAEEPAVTKESIHHFYKYVSRKALKRPAWFMDVTQQGEGLVDVTTHLVDLVQWECFPEQVIDYTKDIHVLKARRWPTPMTQSQFSAITGMTSFPDFLKKDVSDSVLSVFSNGEITYQIKGVYAKVSVIWNYQAPEGAGDTHYSIMRGDKANLVIRQNKEENYIPQLYIESSKGTDLNTYGTRLTKSFEKITQKYPGVGLQKQGDRWIIQIPDTYRIGHEAHFAEVMERFLQYLKDGKLPEWEVPNMKAKYYTTTTALQLAKRDQPSKSLSFSNPKK; this is encoded by the coding sequence ATGAAGCATTTTACCAAAGAATTTTGGATAGTTGCGATTGCATTACTATGTGCATCCTGCAATACTACCCATACTGATAAACCATCTCAAAAAAGTGTGAAGTTAATTACACTCGATCCCGGACATTTCCATGCTGCATTAGTACAAAAGAAAATGTATGCAGCTATTGATTCAGTTGTATCTGTTTTTGCTCCAGATGGCCTGGATGTAGAAGAGCATCTGAAGCGTATAGACGGATATAATAGGCGGTCAGACGATCCTACCCATTGGAAAGAGTCTGTGTATACAGGTAATGATTACCTGGAAAAGATGCTGACTCAGAAGCCTGGTAATGTAGTAGTGATTGCTGGAAACAATGGCAAGAAATCTGAATATATACAAAAGTCAGTTGATGCGGGCCTTCATGTGCTGGCAGATAAACCTATGTGTATTGATTCAACAGGCTTTCAAAGTTTGCTCAAAAGCTTTGATGTAGCAGATCGTAATAAAGTATTACTTTATGATATCATGACAGAGCGATCTGAGATTACTACCATCCTACAGAAAGAGTTGTCACAGATACCGGACATTTTCGGAAAGCTGAAAACGGGTAGTGCGGAAGAACCTGCAGTGACCAAAGAAAGTATACATCACTTTTATAAATATGTATCAAGGAAAGCACTGAAACGACCTGCCTGGTTTATGGATGTAACTCAGCAAGGTGAGGGTTTGGTAGATGTTACAACCCATTTGGTGGATCTGGTACAGTGGGAATGTTTTCCTGAACAGGTTATTGACTATACAAAAGACATTCATGTGCTGAAAGCTCGTCGTTGGCCTACACCAATGACACAATCACAGTTTAGTGCTATTACAGGTATGACATCGTTTCCGGACTTTCTTAAAAAAGATGTTTCTGATAGTGTATTATCAGTTTTCTCCAATGGAGAAATCACTTACCAGATTAAGGGTGTATATGCTAAAGTTTCGGTGATCTGGAATTATCAGGCTCCGGAAGGTGCAGGGGATACACATTACTCTATTATGCGAGGTGATAAGGCAAATCTTGTCATTCGACAGAACAAAGAAGAAAACTATATTCCACAATTGTATATAGAATCGAGTAAAGGAACCGATCTAAATACATATGGAACAAGATTAACAAAATCATTTGAGAAAATCACGCAGAAGTACCCAGGTGTTGGATTACAAAAGCAGGGAGATCGATGGATAATCCAGATACCAGACACATACAGAATTGGTCATGAAGCTCATTTTGCAGAAGTAATGGAGCGGTTCTTACAGTATTTAAAAGATGGAAAGTTGCCAGAGTGGGAAGTGCCGAATATGAAAGCTAAATATTATACAACAACTACTGCTTTACAACTGGCTAAAAGGGATCAACCATCAAAATCTCTTTCTTTTTCTAACCCGAAGAAATAA
- a CDS encoding Gfo/Idh/MocA family oxidoreductase, whose protein sequence is MTNRRKFIRYSLSTAAGLSTISAFSKELAKTMELTPSGIQVNYQRHTPLVKPEGTIKFSVIGLNHGHIYGQVEAVTRGGGQLVSFYAKEPELVAAFAKRYPQAKQAKSEKEVLEDKSIQLILSASIPVDRAPLGIQVMRHGKDFMVDKPGIITLEQLAEVRKVQKETKRIYSIMYSERFENPATVKAGELVKAGAIGQVVQTIGMGPHRINLKSRPEWFFDQKYYGGILCDIASHQCDQFLFFTGSTEADVVSSQIGNIHYPQYPAFEDFGDMTLKGNSGAGYVRVDWFTPDGLNTWGDGRLTILGTDGFIEIRKNTDLAGRSGGNHLFLTDQKETRYFDCSKEPLPFGTQLVNDVLNRTETAMTQDHCFLATELTLKAQKQAQVLKIRK, encoded by the coding sequence ATGACCAATAGACGCAAATTTATCAGGTATTCTTTGTCTACAGCTGCCGGACTATCCACTATTAGTGCTTTCTCTAAAGAACTGGCAAAGACAATGGAACTTACACCTTCTGGTATACAGGTGAATTATCAGAGGCATACACCTCTAGTGAAGCCTGAAGGTACTATTAAGTTCTCTGTAATCGGATTGAATCATGGACATATTTACGGGCAGGTAGAAGCCGTGACTAGAGGAGGGGGGCAATTGGTTTCTTTCTATGCGAAAGAGCCTGAGTTAGTTGCTGCTTTTGCCAAACGATACCCACAGGCAAAGCAAGCAAAAAGTGAAAAGGAAGTTCTGGAAGATAAATCTATCCAACTTATACTTAGCGCATCTATTCCCGTTGACAGAGCACCATTAGGGATTCAGGTAATGCGTCATGGGAAAGATTTTATGGTGGATAAGCCAGGTATTATAACCCTGGAGCAATTAGCTGAAGTGAGGAAGGTGCAGAAAGAAACGAAGCGTATATATTCCATTATGTATAGCGAACGGTTTGAAAATCCTGCTACAGTCAAGGCAGGAGAACTGGTCAAAGCAGGTGCAATAGGACAGGTTGTCCAGACAATTGGAATGGGACCACACCGAATCAATCTCAAATCTCGTCCAGAATGGTTTTTCGATCAGAAATACTATGGTGGCATTCTGTGTGATATTGCTTCTCATCAATGTGATCAGTTTCTGTTTTTTACAGGTTCGACAGAAGCCGATGTGGTATCATCCCAGATTGGCAATATACATTATCCACAATATCCGGCATTTGAAGATTTTGGTGATATGACACTTAAGGGAAATAGTGGTGCAGGCTATGTTCGGGTAGACTGGTTTACCCCCGATGGATTGAATACATGGGGGGATGGTCGGTTAACAATTTTGGGCACAGATGGATTTATAGAAATTCGTAAAAACACAGATTTGGCAGGAAGAAGTGGAGGCAACCATCTTTTTCTGACTGATCAGAAAGAGACTCGTTATTTTGATTGTAGTAAAGAACCTTTGCCTTTTGGAACACAACTGGTAAATGATGTTTTGAATAGAACAGAGACAGCCATGACTCAGGATCATTGCTTTCTTGCTACCGAGCTAACTCTGAAAGCACAGAAGCAAGCTCAGGTACTCAAAATAAGGAAATAA
- a CDS encoding osmoprotectant transporter permease, whose product MNTYLWVLWSFDALIALVVLYFFFVGLADGSVSLDNMLMWLLILLGIGGILLIGLWLRSATILWILAAPGLVYLLFLLIVIIGKPRWN is encoded by the coding sequence ATGAACACTTATTTATGGGTACTCTGGAGCTTTGATGCACTGATAGCTCTCGTAGTCCTTTATTTCTTCTTTGTTGGACTCGCTGATGGTTCTGTATCTTTGGACAACATGCTGATGTGGTTATTGATTTTGCTGGGAATTGGAGGTATATTACTAATCGGATTATGGTTACGATCGGCTACAATACTCTGGATACTGGCTGCGCCTGGCCTGGTATATCTTTTGTTCCTCCTGATTGTAATCATTGGCAAGCCTCGCTGGAATTAA
- a CDS encoding ATP-grasp domain-containing protein yields METILITGARAPIAMELARSFHSQGHTVIMADSFTLPVSRWSNTVSNYFKLPSPRFAPQEFADTLQQIITTHQVTHLIPTCEEAFYISSFKDGFPCKVWTSGIELMNQLHNKFLFTQVAKEYLPIPETELVNKFTTWTKSENYVFKPVYSRFAGQIISNKTLVNTYFTNSEQKNWIAQKRIQGKEICIYSIWDEGKLKAYVAYHPLYRVGKGAGIFFEPVNHPDVHEKVKLFGEAISYTGQLCFDIIIDQNDIPWFIECNPRGTSGAHLVHTDLANAFLYSDTEIQQNTAEYAVKGAMAFLYPQKLLTKRVRQAKDVIFRKKDFLPFLLQFVSILEVTYIMLIKRMTWLQATTRDIEWNGNEH; encoded by the coding sequence GTGGAAACCATTCTGATTACAGGGGCACGTGCACCCATAGCAATGGAACTAGCCAGAAGTTTTCATAGTCAAGGGCATACAGTTATCATGGCAGATTCATTTACACTGCCTGTGAGCAGATGGAGTAATACAGTAAGCAACTATTTTAAACTACCTTCTCCTAGATTTGCACCTCAGGAATTTGCAGATACACTACAACAGATCATTACAACTCATCAGGTTACACACCTTATTCCAACTTGTGAAGAAGCATTCTATATCTCATCATTCAAAGATGGTTTTCCTTGTAAAGTCTGGACATCTGGTATAGAGTTAATGAATCAATTGCATAATAAATTTCTGTTTACTCAAGTAGCAAAAGAATACTTACCCATACCTGAAACAGAATTAGTAAATAAATTTACTACCTGGACTAAAAGTGAGAATTATGTATTTAAACCTGTTTATTCCCGGTTTGCAGGACAGATCATTAGTAACAAAACTCTGGTAAACACATACTTTACCAATTCTGAGCAAAAAAACTGGATAGCGCAAAAACGCATTCAGGGTAAAGAAATATGTATCTATTCCATTTGGGATGAGGGCAAATTAAAAGCGTATGTAGCCTACCATCCTTTGTATCGTGTTGGGAAAGGGGCTGGAATTTTCTTTGAACCAGTTAACCATCCAGATGTCCATGAAAAGGTAAAGTTGTTTGGTGAAGCTATCAGCTATACAGGACAATTATGTTTTGATATAATCATTGATCAAAATGATATACCCTGGTTTATCGAATGTAACCCACGAGGAACTAGTGGAGCACATTTGGTCCATACAGACTTAGCTAATGCATTTCTTTATTCAGATACTGAAATACAACAAAACACTGCTGAATATGCAGTCAAAGGTGCGATGGCTTTTTTATACCCTCAAAAACTTCTGACTAAGCGTGTAAGGCAGGCAAAAGATGTGATTTTTCGAAAAAAAGATTTTCTACCCTTTCTGCTTCAATTTGTAAGTATATTGGAAGTAACCTATATCATGCTAATAAAACGAATGACCTGGCTTCAGGCAACCACAAGAGACATTGAATGGAATGGAAACGAACATTGA
- a CDS encoding phospholipid scramblase-related protein: MSTKFFQTNSYFIDEKVNFLKFENEYKVFDESGASTGAVLQKISFGQKLLRLLVNKAMLPFKLDFVNVDNVVEASLSRGWTFFMSKLTVTDGTGTSIATIKQKFKFFKPTFRIFDSTETQIAEITGDWKAWNFSIKDMNGNEIGIISKKWGGLAKEVFTSADKYNVSITVPLKNEDHKKAILSCAIAIDMILKETK; encoded by the coding sequence ATGAGTACAAAATTTTTCCAGACCAACAGTTATTTTATTGACGAAAAAGTAAATTTCTTAAAATTCGAAAACGAGTACAAAGTATTTGACGAATCAGGTGCATCAACTGGAGCCGTTTTACAAAAAATTTCTTTTGGACAAAAACTACTGCGCCTCTTAGTAAACAAAGCCATGCTTCCTTTCAAGCTTGATTTTGTTAATGTTGATAATGTAGTAGAAGCTTCATTGTCAAGAGGATGGACTTTTTTTATGTCTAAACTAACAGTAACAGACGGTACAGGTACCAGCATTGCTACTATCAAACAAAAGTTCAAGTTTTTCAAACCTACCTTTCGTATCTTTGATTCAACCGAAACACAGATAGCTGAAATTACCGGCGACTGGAAGGCATGGAATTTCAGCATCAAAGATATGAATGGTAATGAAATCGGAATTATCAGCAAAAAATGGGGAGGATTAGCCAAAGAAGTATTTACCAGTGCAGATAAATACAATGTCAGCATTACTGTACCATTGAAAAACGAAGATCACAAAAAAGCAATCCTATCTTGTGCTATTGCCATTGATATGATTTTGAAAGAAACAAAATAG
- a CDS encoding alpha/beta hydrolase produces the protein MKKMMFALFVLINSVFVVSAQSDTLSVTLENVPYPYPVKFLPLKIEDQDLRMAYMDIKPVVKANGRTVILFHGKNFGGYYWTSVIKALIGKGFRIVVPDQIGFGKSSKAFIHYSFHQLATNNKNLLDTLGIEKVTVMGHSMGGMLATRFALMYPDKVEKLVLENPIGLEDYRTFVPYMTAEEEYQKELKTTAESVKKYYQNSYFPEWKPAYDYLVEIGAGVTGSADFPRYAKVAALTYMMIYEQPVCYEFSQLKVPVILFIGKEDRTIVGKGFISDSEKAKHGQYQVLGKETAKKIPNCKLIEFDNVGHIPHIQIEATFLKSFLETI, from the coding sequence ATGAAAAAAATGATGTTTGCACTGTTTGTATTAATAAATAGTGTATTTGTTGTATCTGCACAATCGGATACCTTATCAGTTACATTGGAAAATGTACCTTATCCTTATCCGGTAAAGTTCCTTCCCTTGAAAATAGAAGATCAGGACCTGCGAATGGCGTATATGGATATCAAGCCTGTTGTAAAGGCAAATGGTCGTACAGTAATACTTTTTCATGGGAAGAATTTTGGCGGGTATTACTGGACTAGTGTGATAAAAGCTTTGATTGGAAAAGGGTTTCGGATAGTGGTGCCAGACCAGATAGGTTTTGGAAAATCATCCAAAGCATTCATTCATTATAGCTTTCATCAACTGGCTACAAATAACAAAAATCTTCTGGATACATTGGGAATTGAAAAAGTGACAGTGATGGGACATTCGATGGGAGGGATGTTGGCTACCCGTTTTGCGCTTATGTATCCTGATAAGGTAGAGAAGTTGGTTCTGGAAAACCCTATAGGACTAGAAGATTACAGAACCTTTGTACCCTATATGACAGCAGAAGAAGAGTATCAGAAGGAACTAAAAACTACGGCAGAAAGTGTAAAAAAATATTATCAGAACTCCTATTTCCCTGAATGGAAGCCTGCTTACGACTATTTGGTCGAAATAGGTGCAGGTGTAACCGGAAGTGCTGATTTTCCAAGGTATGCCAAAGTTGCTGCTCTTACGTATATGATGATTTATGAACAACCTGTATGTTATGAATTTAGCCAGTTAAAAGTTCCGGTGATTTTATTCATTGGTAAAGAAGATCGAACGATTGTAGGAAAAGGATTTATCTCTGATTCAGAGAAGGCTAAACATGGACAGTATCAGGTGTTGGGTAAAGAAACCGCCAAAAAAATCCCTAACTGCAAACTAATTGAATTTGATAATGTAGGACACATTCCTCATATTCAGATTGAAGCGACCTTTTTGAAATCTTTTCTGGAAACCATTTAA
- a CDS encoding helix-turn-helix domain-containing protein: MVLLWFNEVFFKISIISAFTPLGYLLSTYFIVYFSLRQEEIFPYPPKDQVYINEIILESEQPVINKTQRLSSEKLEQLKIELHYRMQAEKLFLDSDLDLPDLASKMNITSHELSFVLNEGLGTNFYQFINTYRVEEAKTLLLSERHHHLNMLGIAYEAGFSSKTTFNTYFKKATGFSPSQYQATVKKQIQ; encoded by the coding sequence ATGGTACTGCTATGGTTTAATGAAGTATTTTTCAAGATTTCTATAATATCTGCTTTCACACCTTTAGGGTATTTACTTTCTACCTACTTCATTGTGTATTTTTCGTTGCGACAAGAAGAAATCTTTCCTTATCCACCTAAGGACCAAGTATACATTAATGAAATTATCCTGGAATCAGAGCAGCCTGTCATTAATAAAACCCAACGTCTTTCATCCGAAAAACTGGAACAATTAAAAATCGAACTACACTATCGGATGCAGGCAGAAAAACTATTCCTCGATTCAGATCTGGACTTGCCAGATTTAGCCTCAAAAATGAATATTACCTCCCATGAACTATCCTTTGTCCTCAATGAAGGACTTGGTACTAACTTCTATCAGTTTATTAATACATATAGAGTAGAGGAAGCTAAAACTTTATTGCTTTCTGAGAGACATCATCACTTAAATATGCTAGGCATAGCATATGAAGCAGGTTTTAGTTCAAAAACCACATTTAATACCTACTTCAAAAAAGCTACTGGTTTCTCCCCTTCCCAATATCAGGCTACTGTAAAGAAGCAGATTCAGTAA